The DNA sequence ACTTCCTTCACCCGCACCTTGCGGGCGATGGGTCCATCGATACCATCGACCAGAAGCGCAAGCCCCAGCCACCAGAACATATCGACAAAACGATGCTCGGCAGCGGCGACGACGCCGAGAAAAGCCAGAAACGAACCGGATGCCGTGAGCATATGCACGGAAAAGGCGCGGATTTCCGCGTAGGGAACACGCTTGTAGTTGAAAATTTTCATGGTCAGCGTCTGCGCCCCGCTTTTCATCCGCCCTGTTCATTCCGGTATGCGGCCATTCACCACGCTTTGCAACCGGCTCAATCCGCTTATCCTAAGACTAATATAGTGGCGCAACCAACGAATGTTTGCGCCCGGATGTTCCGGCGTCCAAGTGGATTTACCTGCGCAAAGCCTCTATGATGCTGTGGAAATAACAACGGATCAGGACCATGAGACACTTCGATATCGCCATAACAGGTGCGGGACTTGCGGGCCAGATTGCCGCTATTGCGCTCGCCCGGGCCGGCCGCCACGTGGCGCTTGTTGCTCCTTCAAGCGACAGGAAGGATCAGCGCACCACCGCGCTGATGGATCAGTCCATCCGGTTCATGGACCGCCTCGGCCTTTGGTCACGCATCGCGCCTGCCGCCGCGCGCCTTTCCACCATGCAGATCATCGACGGCACCGACCGCCTGCTGCGCGCGCCGACGGTGCAGTTCCGCTCCTCCGAAATCGGGCTTGATGCTTTCGGCTGGAATATTCCCAATGAGGCGCTGCTAGGCGTTCTCGCAGAGGCGGTCGAGCAGGAACACAATATTACTCGCCTCGATACCTCGGCGGAAACGATCGACATCGGTAACGACCGCATAACGGTGACGCTGGCGAATGGCGAAACACTATCGGCCGATTTTCTGATCGGCGCGGATGGCAGGAAATCGATGGTGCGGGATGCGGCCGGTATCGGTGTCAAATCCTGGTCCTACCCGCAGACAGCCGTCGTCCTGAATTTCGGCCACAGCCGGCCGCACGGCAACGTCTCGACGGAATTCCACACGCCCACCGGGCCTTTCACCCAGGTTCCCCTGCCCGGCAACCGTTCCAGCCTCGTCTGGGTCGTCACGCCACAGCAGGCCGAGGAACTGACGGCGCTGCCGCTGGAAGCCCTGAGCCTGAAGGTCGAGGAACGCATGCAATCCATGCTCGGCGCGGTTACCGTCGAAAACAGCGTCCAGGCATGGCCGCTGTCTTCCATGACGGCGCACCGCTTCGGCAAGGGCCGCGTGGCGCTGATCGGCGAGGCGGCGCATGGTTTTCCACCCATCGGCGCGCAGGGACTGAACCTCAGCCTGCGCGACATCATCGTGCTGACGGAACTGCTGGGCGCCATCTCCGACCGGCCGATTGCCGCGGACGCCGGCAGCAGCTTCGACCGCAAACG is a window from the Agrobacterium tumefaciens genome containing:
- a CDS encoding UbiH/UbiF family hydroxylase, whose translation is MRHFDIAITGAGLAGQIAAIALARAGRHVALVAPSSDRKDQRTTALMDQSIRFMDRLGLWSRIAPAAARLSTMQIIDGTDRLLRAPTVQFRSSEIGLDAFGWNIPNEALLGVLAEAVEQEHNITRLDTSAETIDIGNDRITVTLANGETLSADFLIGADGRKSMVRDAAGIGVKSWSYPQTAVVLNFGHSRPHGNVSTEFHTPTGPFTQVPLPGNRSSLVWVVTPQQAEELTALPLEALSLKVEERMQSMLGAVTVENSVQAWPLSSMTAHRFGKGRVALIGEAAHGFPPIGAQGLNLSLRDIIVLTELLGAISDRPIAADAGSSFDRKRRADVYSRTLSVDLLNRSLLSDFLPVQMARAAGLHVLSGIGTLRSMVMREGIEPGRGLKALPSLLFGSFKKAG